One Megasphaera elsdenii DSM 20460 genomic window carries:
- the hsdR gene encoding type I restriction-modification system endonuclease: MYSDVKSSLTIFGSFAEQLTKLIFRLDGLKDWNLQQNERILRMQASGNDYPYSVTVALDKIRRLRNKAAHEADFHPSLEEALTVDQRAFFVWCWFLETFTQDEIKPYQKPLNQQAVVDNQQKKIEELTAEIEQLQHTQSVKVPESVRAERRRKNKKFAAQNRLTEAQTREIIDQQLRDAGWEADTPTLNNWTKGTLPQKGHNMAIAEWKLPHRRERADYVLFIGERAVGIVEAKRYGETVATSALGQAYDYYKYLKNSEKYQMENVAFLFGANGRPYLSQMKSQSGIWFRDMRNQNHPDGPLESWLTPDDIKMKEMARPEEDADSALQKDDYYPDFAGRYYQKLAIQKIEEAIGKHKNRILLAMATGTGKTRTAIALMYRLIKHKRARRILYLVDRQSLAQQTADALKDNKVEGQSISSIYGVKEYGDKNPEAHTRIHIATVQGLVQRLFHNEEELPQLSPGTYDFIIVDEAHRGYLEDREMSDEEMEHYDPSEYISQYRRVIDYFDAVAIGMTATPALNTVNIFGTPVYSYTYRQAVLDGYLMDHNAPYVITTELSKEGIHFHKDEEVEVFHESDASIKKYQLPDDMDFDVDAFNTKVVTESFNRVVCQALAERLDPLDRELGKTLIFAARDSHADMIVYLLQEAFAKADKPLPANAIMKITGHDRHKEQHIREFKNEEFPNIVVTVDLLTTGIDVPSIMNLVFMRRVKSRILFEQMLGRATRLFPGMDYFNIYDAVGQFASMEKVTDMNSVIHEKNVHRSMEDLFQLVTEAEKEGDFEEYRDQLIAKVQRKLHRLNEKERKSLETATGIKDLFQWTRLLEKSDQQAMVKEGQAIWLIDAFHRDSRKVLISHQDDMLVDVRQSYGKTGEGPGDYLEEFNAFIKHNVNAIAGIGVIVNRPRDLTLKELQQIDAILQTQGFRERDLQSAWRQVNKEATAANIISFIRQAALGTPLESEDALVERAMNKVYGLAEWTPTQMKWLERIKKQLLLNNVLGPNAQVAFDSNDAFRSRGGYKGMQRIFKDKTDEIVDVINDIIFA, translated from the coding sequence ATGTATTCGGATGTCAAGAGCAGCTTGACTATTTTTGGCTCCTTTGCTGAACAGTTAACCAAACTGATTTTTCGCTTAGATGGCCTGAAGGATTGGAATTTACAGCAGAATGAGCGCATTTTGCGGATGCAGGCTTCGGGCAATGATTATCCATACAGCGTGACCGTGGCTTTGGACAAAATTCGCCGCTTGCGTAATAAGGCGGCTCATGAAGCTGATTTCCATCCCTCTCTTGAGGAGGCGCTCACTGTCGATCAGCGGGCCTTCTTTGTGTGGTGCTGGTTCCTGGAAACGTTCACCCAAGATGAAATAAAGCCTTATCAGAAGCCTCTAAATCAGCAGGCTGTCGTTGACAATCAGCAAAAGAAAATTGAAGAGTTGACGGCTGAGATTGAACAACTCCAGCATACGCAGTCCGTAAAGGTACCCGAAAGTGTGCGTGCTGAACGCCGACGTAAAAATAAAAAATTTGCAGCCCAAAACAGGTTAACAGAAGCACAGACACGGGAAATCATTGATCAGCAGCTTCGGGATGCGGGATGGGAAGCCGATACGCCAACCCTTAATAACTGGACGAAAGGGACGCTTCCGCAAAAGGGACACAATATGGCGATTGCCGAGTGGAAGCTGCCCCATAGAAGGGAACGGGCTGATTATGTCCTCTTTATCGGTGAACGCGCCGTAGGTATTGTCGAAGCCAAAAGGTATGGAGAAACGGTAGCCACCAGTGCGTTGGGACAAGCCTATGATTATTATAAGTACCTAAAGAACTCGGAAAAATATCAGATGGAGAACGTCGCATTTTTATTCGGCGCCAATGGACGGCCTTATTTATCTCAGATGAAAAGCCAGTCAGGTATCTGGTTTCGGGATATGCGCAATCAAAATCACCCCGATGGCCCTCTCGAAAGCTGGCTGACGCCGGATGATATCAAGATGAAGGAAATGGCCCGTCCCGAAGAGGATGCTGATTCGGCGTTGCAAAAGGACGATTACTATCCTGATTTTGCTGGACGCTATTATCAAAAGTTAGCTATCCAGAAAATTGAAGAGGCCATCGGCAAGCATAAGAACCGTATCCTGCTGGCTATGGCAACGGGGACCGGGAAGACGCGTACAGCTATTGCCCTGATGTACCGGCTGATTAAGCATAAACGGGCCCGCCGCATCTTATATCTTGTAGACCGGCAGTCACTGGCACAGCAGACGGCAGATGCCCTCAAAGATAACAAGGTAGAAGGCCAGTCCATCAGCAGTATTTATGGTGTCAAAGAATATGGTGATAAAAATCCGGAAGCCCATACCCGCATCCACATCGCCACCGTACAAGGGTTGGTACAGCGGCTGTTCCATAATGAAGAAGAGCTTCCCCAGCTTTCTCCGGGGACGTATGATTTTATCATCGTTGATGAAGCGCACCGCGGCTATTTAGAAGACCGCGAGATGAGCGATGAGGAAATGGAACATTACGACCCCAGTGAATATATCAGCCAATACCGCCGTGTCATCGACTACTTTGATGCCGTAGCCATTGGGATGACTGCGACGCCGGCTTTGAATACGGTCAATATTTTTGGCACCCCTGTCTATAGTTATACCTACCGGCAGGCCGTCCTTGATGGCTATTTGATGGACCATAATGCTCCTTATGTCATCACGACGGAACTTTCAAAAGAAGGCATTCATTTTCATAAAGATGAAGAAGTCGAAGTCTTTCATGAGTCCGATGCGTCTATCAAAAAATATCAGCTGCCCGATGATATGGATTTCGATGTCGATGCGTTCAATACGAAAGTCGTGACCGAATCCTTCAACCGTGTCGTTTGTCAGGCGTTGGCAGAACGGCTGGACCCGCTGGACCGCGAACTCGGCAAGACGCTTATCTTTGCCGCCCGTGATTCTCATGCCGACATGATAGTATACTTGCTGCAGGAAGCCTTTGCCAAAGCCGATAAGCCTTTACCGGCGAATGCCATCATGAAAATTACGGGCCATGATCGTCACAAAGAACAGCATATCCGGGAATTTAAAAATGAGGAATTCCCGAATATCGTCGTTACCGTAGACCTTTTGACGACGGGCATTGACGTGCCGTCCATTATGAACCTCGTGTTCATGCGTCGTGTGAAGTCCCGTATCTTATTTGAACAAATGCTGGGCCGTGCTACGCGCCTGTTCCCAGGCATGGACTATTTCAATATCTATGACGCCGTCGGACAATTCGCCAGTATGGAAAAAGTAACTGACATGAATTCCGTCATTCACGAAAAGAACGTCCATCGTTCTATGGAAGACCTCTTTCAGCTAGTTACGGAAGCTGAAAAGGAAGGGGACTTTGAAGAGTATCGGGATCAGCTGATTGCCAAAGTGCAGCGCAAGTTGCATCGCCTGAATGAGAAAGAACGAAAATCACTGGAAACGGCGACAGGTATCAAGGACCTCTTTCAATGGACCCGGTTATTGGAAAAAAGCGACCAGCAGGCCATGGTAAAAGAAGGACAGGCCATCTGGCTCATTGATGCTTTCCACAGGGATTCCCGGAAGGTCCTTATTTCCCATCAGGATGATATGCTGGTCGACGTGCGTCAGAGCTATGGCAAAACCGGGGAAGGCCCTGGCGATTATCTGGAAGAATTTAACGCCTTCATCAAGCATAACGTCAATGCCATTGCGGGCATCGGCGTCATCGTGAACCGTCCGAGAGATTTGACCTTGAAAGAGTTACAGCAAATTGATGCCATCCTTCAAACACAGGGGTTCCGGGAACGCGATTTGCAGTCTGCATGGCGGCAAGTGAATAAAGAAGCGACAGCGGCTAATATTATCAGCTTTATCCGCCAAGCCGCACTGGGGACACCGCTGGAGTCTGAAGACGCTCTGGTAGAACGCGCCATGAACAAGGTCTATGGCTTGGCAGAATGGACACCCACGCAGATGAAATGGTTGGAACGAATTAAAAAACAACTGCTCCTGAACAATGTCTTAGGGCCTAATGCCCAAGTCGCCTTCGATTCTAACGACGCCTTCCGCAGCCGGGGAGGCTATAAAGGGATGCAGCGGATTTTTAAAGATAAAACAGATGAAATTGTCGATGTCATTAATGATATCATATTTGCGTAA
- a CDS encoding hemagglutinin repeat-containing protein yields the protein MSGVLGAGLGVLIGTQQTKDNYEGEWKTQVGSTLASTGGSLTLAAGDTAHLTTADVFGQQGVTLTGQEVLVDGATNEAHEKRTHEESRSGLSLSLSNSAISAGETFRGAVRTAQSRDNKTLQGLELVEAGRNLRKDLKGKSPADVTSVGLHVGIGSSSFKQESEVNQQTYVGGRMMSAGDVTVRAESSPKNKGNLTAVGESIQGKNVSLTASGAVRLQAGTNEETIRDSYQSHGASIGASFHGGLTSIDASYGKMKDQGTTTRVTHTGSHVTAQDRLMTSSGKDTTLVGSQLQGQSVTVKTGGNLHIESVQDSETYRGNRSSTGISVAYSPSIDVQENFLPQGTHATHFTYTGTGAKSGNASYSRGKTTSDYASVTEQAGIYAGDQGYDVDVNKDTQLKGAVIASTADANRNHLTTGTLHLEDIQNKAAYDVKNTGVAYNHYASDQERNQHFNETGLTPDILPGTTKDAHSVTRSAISQGTIQVTQGVTDVTKINRDTAHALQTLDHIFDKQKVEERQELARLFAKNADELLHYYDRDGKFDKALAHGLVAEITSRIAGNKAGSGFAAGMTNELLINKIKEWAGNDPAKAQWISATLGATVNAAAGKNIQTGGATAQYGTKWNDELAAEVYAAALLLEDGAGEIAGATVGSIGVAGALILGGTQEAGGDVSYNTDANDWNYESVLNVENNYPNSGSSSDDNIDNYDDSDTSESVSTSPESVPIDPPVTYQEVVAEDGSIHKMGSDGSNIVTGKYQIDGHLYSDDGGYDQLHRRFLTGIDTGNLYSGYYQTADGEDDWKELPYDRIHNKFGNIELSNPQNETAQLLDVTYGEESVLDGADIVYSAPRKMYVDTKMEAPIPVSFVNEHKDKIIPSSLPPAAMQVSDDGFTAIPPAPKKPNDADLALIGSGIALSQPVQRKVPVPDNAMTRYSADVLKENVLSTGDDTVLKAVGKDLKPLGTLDDFYTAREDVQNYIVPYGHIFAVSDVFLPTAGGAYIGYFAGRLGYDPLVNTILGKVMISRILDSIKNDNLKNLKKRK from the coding sequence TTGTCCGGCGTTCTCGGTGCCGGATTGGGCGTCCTCATCGGGACCCAGCAGACAAAGGATAATTATGAAGGAGAATGGAAAACCCAGGTCGGCAGTACCCTGGCATCGACAGGCGGCAGCCTGACCCTGGCTGCGGGCGATACGGCCCATTTGACGACAGCCGATGTCTTCGGCCAGCAGGGCGTGACCTTGACGGGACAGGAAGTGCTCGTCGATGGGGCGACGAATGAAGCCCACGAAAAACGGACCCATGAAGAATCCCGGTCGGGCCTGAGCCTCAGTCTGAGTAATTCGGCCATTTCGGCGGGTGAAACCTTCCGCGGTGCCGTCCGCACGGCCCAGTCGCGGGACAATAAGACCTTGCAGGGCTTGGAACTGGTAGAAGCCGGCCGGAACCTCCGGAAGGACCTGAAAGGCAAATCGCCTGCCGATGTGACGTCAGTTGGCCTGCATGTCGGGATTGGCTCCAGTTCCTTTAAACAGGAATCAGAAGTGAATCAGCAGACCTATGTCGGCGGCCGGATGATGAGTGCCGGCGACGTGACGGTCCGGGCTGAAAGTTCACCGAAAAATAAAGGAAATCTGACGGCGGTTGGCGAATCTATTCAAGGGAAGAATGTATCCCTCACGGCCAGCGGAGCCGTCCGCCTCCAGGCCGGTACGAATGAAGAAACCATCCGTGACAGTTATCAGAGTCATGGCGCTTCCATCGGAGCGTCCTTCCATGGCGGCCTGACCAGTATCGACGCATCGTATGGCAAGATGAAAGACCAAGGGACGACGACGCGCGTCACCCATACGGGCAGCCACGTCACGGCACAAGACCGCCTGATGACGAGTTCTGGAAAGGATACAACCCTCGTCGGTTCCCAGCTCCAGGGACAGTCTGTGACCGTAAAGACGGGCGGAAATCTGCACATCGAAAGTGTACAGGATTCAGAGACCTACCGGGGTAATCGTTCGTCGACTGGAATTAGCGTAGCTTATTCCCCCTCTATTGACGTCCAGGAAAATTTCTTGCCACAAGGGACCCATGCTACGCATTTCACCTATACTGGGACGGGGGCGAAAAGTGGAAACGCTTCGTACAGCCGTGGGAAGACGACCAGTGATTACGCCAGCGTGACCGAACAGGCCGGTATCTATGCCGGTGACCAGGGGTATGATGTGGATGTGAACAAGGATACCCAACTCAAAGGGGCTGTCATCGCCAGCACGGCCGATGCCAACCGTAATCACCTGACGACCGGCACCCTGCACCTGGAAGATATCCAGAATAAGGCCGCTTATGACGTAAAAAATACCGGTGTGGCTTATAACCACTATGCGTCAGACCAGGAACGCAACCAGCATTTCAATGAAACCGGCCTCACACCGGATATTTTGCCAGGCACCACTAAAGATGCTCATTCAGTCACCCGGTCAGCCATTTCCCAGGGGACGATTCAAGTCACCCAAGGAGTCACGGATGTGACGAAGATCAACCGTGATACAGCCCATGCCCTACAGACGCTGGACCACATCTTTGATAAGCAGAAAGTAGAAGAACGGCAGGAACTGGCCCGGCTCTTTGCGAAAAATGCAGATGAACTGCTCCATTACTATGACCGCGATGGCAAATTCGATAAAGCCCTGGCTCATGGCCTTGTAGCCGAAATCACGAGCCGGATTGCTGGAAATAAGGCCGGCAGTGGCTTTGCCGCGGGCATGACGAATGAACTGCTCATTAATAAGATTAAAGAATGGGCAGGAAATGACCCGGCTAAAGCCCAATGGATCAGCGCAACTTTGGGTGCTACTGTCAATGCGGCTGCCGGCAAGAATATCCAGACAGGCGGAGCTACAGCACAGTATGGAACGAAATGGAATGATGAACTTGCTGCTGAGGTTTATGCTGCCGCGCTTCTTTTAGAGGATGGCGCAGGAGAAATCGCAGGAGCAACGGTAGGCAGCATAGGTGTAGCAGGTGCCCTCATCCTGGGTGGTACACAAGAAGCTGGCGGCGACGTTTCTTATAATACGGATGCAAATGATTGGAACTATGAAAGTGTGTTAAATGTAGAAAATAATTATCCCAATAGTGGCTCATCATCAGACGATAATATTGATAATTATGATGACAGCGATACATCGGAATCAGTTTCCACTTCACCAGAATCAGTCCCTATTGATCCTCCGGTAACATACCAAGAGGTAGTGGCTGAAGATGGCTCTATTCATAAAATGGGTAGTGATGGGAGCAATATAGTTACAGGAAAATATCAAATTGACGGGCATCTATATTCTGATGATGGCGGATATGATCAACTACATCGCAGATTTTTAACTGGCATTGATACCGGTAATCTTTATAGCGGTTATTATCAGACTGCTGATGGAGAGGATGATTGGAAAGAATTGCCTTATGATAGAATCCATAATAAATTTGGAAATATTGAATTATCGAATCCACAAAACGAAACAGCACAGTTGTTAGATGTCACTTATGGCGAAGAATCGGTACTTGATGGAGCGGATATTGTTTATTCCGCACCCAGAAAAATGTATGTTGATACAAAAATGGAAGCTCCTATACCTGTGTCTTTTGTAAATGAACATAAAGACAAAATTATTCCTTCTTCGCTGCCGCCAGCAGCTATGCAAGTAAGCGATGATGGATTTACGGCAATACCTCCAGCCCCTAAAAAGCCCAATGATGCTGATTTAGCTTTGATTGGAAGTGGCATTGCTCTTTCACAACCAGTTCAACGAAAAGTACCGGTTCCGGACAATGCAATGACCCGATATTCCGCAGATGTCCTGAAAGAAAATGTGCTTAGTACCGGTGATGATACAGTCCTTAAAGCAGTTGGCAAAGATTTGAAGCCGTTGGGGACGCTAGATGATTTTTATACAGCACGAGAAGATGTGCAAAATTATATCGTTCCTTATGGACATATTTTTGCTGTATCAGATGTTTTTTTACCTACGGCAGGAGGAGCCTATATTGGATACTTTGCTGGTAGATTAGGATACGACCCATTAGTTAATACTATATTGGGAAAAGTAATGATTTCTAGAATTTTAGATAGCATTAAAAATGATAACTTAAAAAATCTAAAAAAGAGGAAGTGA
- a CDS encoding DUF805 domain-containing protein yields MLPKKYKEIWKKYFSFQGNINLLEYRRRFLHINIVYFLGVVILSAILLSLHFANLLDDLFISIFISLFLILYQFLFSWLVIVISVKRLHDVNKSGYWMFAIFMPVLGILLIIYWITRPSVDNKT; encoded by the coding sequence ATGCTCCCCAAAAAATATAAAGAGATATGGAAAAAGTATTTTTCTTTTCAAGGAAACATCAATTTATTAGAATATCGGAGACGTTTTTTGCATATTAATATTGTTTACTTTTTGGGTGTAGTTATTTTAAGTGCCATTCTATTGTCGTTACATTTTGCCAACCTTTTGGATGATTTGTTTATTTCGATTTTTATATCTTTATTTTTAATTTTATATCAATTTCTCTTTTCTTGGTTGGTAATAGTTATTAGTGTAAAAAGATTGCATGATGTAAACAAAAGTGGTTATTGGATGTTTGCAATATTTATGCCTGTATTGGGAATATTATTGATTATTTATTGGATTACTAGACCGAGTGTAGATAACAAGACATAA
- a CDS encoding hemagglutinin repeat-containing protein produces MLLFYQANVPSPAFKISKLPYRSELPIESFRGAVRTAQSRDNKTLQGLELVEAGRNLRKDLKGKSPADVTSVGLHVGIGSSSFKQESEVNHQTYAGGRMMSAGDVTVRAESSPKNKGNLTAVGESIQGKNVSLTASGAVRLQAGTNEETIRDSYQSHGASIGASFHGGLTSIDASYGKMKDQGTTTRVTHTGSHVTAQDRLMMSSGKDTTLVGSQLQGQSVTVKTGGNLHIESVQDSETYRGNRSSTGISVAYSPSVDVQENFLPQGTHATHFTYTGTGAKSGNASYSRGKTTSDYASVTEQAGIYAGDQGYDVDVNKDTQLKGAVIASTADANRNHLTTGTLHLEDIQNKAAYDVKNTGVAYNHYASDQERNQHFNETGLTPDILPGAAKDAHSVTRSAISQGTIQVTQGVTDVTKINRDTAHALQTLNHIFDKQKVEERQELARLFAKNADELLHYYDRDGKFDKALAHGLVAEITSQLAGNKAGSGFAAGMTNELLMNKIKEWAGNDPAKAQWISAALGATVNAATGKNIQTGGATAQYGIKWNGLDHFQQSFDGDGSYPSIAQYLHENLEQGNFNGVIMVLESAYIISRDNPDVPEVGENDFIYTFNRAAQYLGITYKYCSDFTMTENLRELLRLYAETLPKRTRASVEGHLGIGLGGKIGFISIGGNVYLNISTNSPLTINNNGEIGLFDGLLGSSYERSYNPQTGSYTEDFSILSNLKPIGTTYTGKDVYLSIGGEIYVGGGGGLLLKINTIKLAEDMGLIPRTVDKVGREYIEMLIKDEI; encoded by the coding sequence GTGTTACTGTTTTATCAAGCTAATGTTCCTAGTCCTGCCTTCAAAATTTCTAAATTACCTTACCGTAGTGAACTTCCTATTGAATCCTTCCGCGGCGCCGTCCGCACGGCCCAGTCGCGGGACAATAAGACCTTGCAGGGCTTGGAACTGGTAGAAGCCGGCCGGAACCTCCGGAAGGATCTGAAAGGAAAATCGCCTGCCGATGTGACGTCAGTTGGCCTGCACGTCGGGATTGGCTCCAGCTCCTTCAAACAGGAATCAGAAGTGAATCATCAGACCTATGCCGGCGGCCGGATGATGAGTGCCGGCGACGTGACGGTCCGGGCTGAAAGTTCACCGAAAAATAAAGGAAATCTGACGGCGGTTGGCGAATCTATTCAAGGGAAGAATGTATCCCTCACGGCCAGCGGAGCTGTCCGCCTCCAGGCCGGTACGAATGAAGAAACCATCCGCGACAGCTATCAGAGCCATGGCGCTTCAATCGGAGCGTCCTTCCATGGCGGCCTGACCAGTATCGACGCATCGTATGGCAAGATGAAAGACCAAGGGACGACGACGCGCGTCACCCATACGGGCAGCCACGTCACGGCACAAGACCGCCTGATGATGAGTTCTGGAAAGGATACAACCCTCGTCGGTTCCCAGCTCCAGGGACAGTCTGTGACCGTAAAGACGGGCGGAAATCTGCACATCGAAAGTGTACAGGATTCAGAGACCTACCGGGGTAATCGTTCGTCGACTGGAATTAGCGTAGCTTATTCCCCCTCTGTTGACGTCCAGGAAAATTTCTTGCCACAAGGGACCCATGCTACGCATTTCACCTATACTGGGACGGGGGCGAAAAGTGGAAACGCTTCGTACAGCCGTGGGAAGACGACCAGTGATTACGCCAGCGTGACCGAACAGGCCGGTATCTATGCCGGTGACCAGGGGTATGATGTGGATGTGAACAAGGATACCCAACTCAAAGGGGCTGTCATCGCCAGCACGGCCGATGCCAACCGTAATCACCTGACGACCGGCACCCTGCACCTGGAAGACATCCAGAATAAGGCCGCTTATGACGTAAAAAATACCGGTGTGGCTTATAACCACTATGCGTCAGACCAGGAACGCAACCAGCATTTCAACGAAACCGGCCTCACACCGGATATTTTGCCAGGTGCTGCTAAAGATGCACATTCAGTCACCCGGTCAGCCATTTCCCAGGGGACGATTCAAGTCACCCAAGGAGTCACGGATGTGACGAAAATCAACCGTGATACAGCCCATGCCCTACAGACGCTGAATCACATCTTTGATAAGCAGAAAGTAGAAGAACGGCAGGAACTGGCCCGACTCTTTGCGAAAAATGCAGATGAACTGCTTCATTACTATGACCGCGACGGCAAATTCGATAAAGCCCTGGCTCATGGCCTTGTAGCCGAAATCACGAGCCAGCTTGCCGGAAATAAGGCCGGCAGTGGCTTTGCCGCGGGCATGACGAATGAACTGCTCATGAATAAGATTAAAGAATGGGCGGGAAATGACCCGGCCAAAGCCCAATGGATTAGCGCAGCTTTGGGTGCTACTGTCAATGCGGCTACCGGCAAGAATATCCAGACAGGCGGAGCTACAGCACAGTATGGTATCAAATGGAATGGATTAGATCATTTTCAACAAAGTTTTGATGGGGATGGATCATATCCGTCGATTGCTCAATACTTACACGAAAACTTAGAACAAGGCAATTTCAATGGAGTTATCATGGTTTTAGAAAGTGCGTACATCATTAGCAGAGATAATCCTGATGTACCTGAAGTTGGTGAGAATGATTTTATATATACATTTAATAGAGCTGCTCAATATTTGGGTATAACTTATAAGTATTGTTCGGATTTTACAATGACAGAAAATTTGCGTGAGTTATTGCGCTTATATGCAGAAACACTTCCTAAACGAACTAGAGCTAGCGTAGAAGGGCATCTAGGAATAGGATTAGGAGGGAAGATTGGTTTTATTTCCATTGGGGGAAATGTTTATTTGAATATATCTACAAATTCACCTTTAACAATTAATAATAATGGAGAGATTGGTCTTTTTGATGGCCTTTTAGGAAGTAGTTATGAACGTTCATATAATCCACAAACTGGTTCTTATACTGAAGACTTTTCCATATTATCAAATTTGAAGCCAATAGGCACTACATATACAGGAAAAGACGTGTATTTAAGTATTGGTGGAGAAATTTATGTTGGGGGCGGAGGAGGATTATTATTAAAAATTAATACTATTAAATTAGCTGAAGATATGGGCTTGATTCCTCGGACTGTGGATAAAGTAGGACGGGAATACATTGAAATGCTTATAAAGGATGAAATATAA
- a CDS encoding PhnE/PtxC family ABC transporter permease has protein sequence MRYSLRRTVMVLLFLALTILCGESAGVSLSLLLRRGVRFFDIAGAMIPPDMSYGRIVLAPLWATVQMSLAGTGIGAVLGLVGGSFASAYLNPHAWLRVPFKAVIHLIRTIPALILALLCTFLVGLGTLAGTLALSIYTTAVMARMGYEDMENADQKAAKALEAAGCGRLRAFIRTILPVVLAGYLINVLYMLEANVRHAAILGYVGAGGIGLLLNERLAWREYSEVGMILLLLYGVVILTEGVSEWLRQVLSGKRHLSRTEKTVLGLVLAGLFLSSFQTLVLPDTDGKGMAAAAAMVQGIIHPDWSMICSLAHDGVPWLLYETFCIAFLGTLGGTVIAAWFSFTASFRLFSAPAALASRLILLLIRTVPVFVYGLMWIRVTGPGPFAGVLTLTLCSVGLLAKRFLIAIDDIHLEPYRACRGMGVSAVRSVRWAVLPQLGPRYGAAILYRLDINLRDAAILGLVGAGGIGTPLILAMMHYEWAAAGALLWGMVGMVTVVEIFSEWLRKKQRINNMS, from the coding sequence ATGAGGTATTCCTTGCGCCGTACGGTCATGGTGCTGCTGTTTCTGGCATTAACTATCCTCTGCGGGGAAAGTGCCGGCGTGTCTTTATCACTCTTATTGCGGCGAGGTGTGCGTTTCTTCGATATTGCCGGAGCCATGATACCTCCGGATATGTCCTATGGCCGGATCGTACTGGCACCACTTTGGGCCACGGTGCAGATGTCCCTGGCCGGTACAGGCATCGGAGCTGTGCTGGGATTGGTGGGGGGCTCCTTTGCCAGTGCCTATCTCAATCCTCATGCCTGGCTGCGTGTTCCGTTCAAGGCAGTCATCCATCTCATCCGTACTATCCCGGCTCTGATCCTGGCACTTTTGTGCACCTTTCTCGTCGGTTTGGGAACGCTGGCAGGGACACTGGCCCTGAGCATATATACGACAGCGGTCATGGCCCGTATGGGTTATGAAGATATGGAAAATGCTGACCAGAAAGCAGCCAAAGCGCTGGAAGCGGCGGGATGCGGCCGTCTGCGGGCGTTCATTCGCACTATCCTTCCGGTGGTGCTGGCAGGATATCTGATTAATGTATTGTATATGCTGGAAGCCAATGTGCGTCATGCGGCTATCCTTGGCTACGTCGGGGCCGGTGGTATCGGCCTGTTGCTGAATGAAAGGCTGGCCTGGCGCGAATACAGTGAAGTTGGCATGATTCTATTACTGTTATATGGGGTTGTCATATTGACCGAAGGAGTCAGTGAATGGCTGCGCCAGGTCCTTTCTGGTAAAAGACATTTATCCCGGACAGAAAAGACGGTATTGGGACTAGTATTGGCCGGGTTATTTCTTTCCTCTTTTCAGACGCTGGTTCTGCCAGATACAGATGGGAAGGGAATGGCAGCCGCTGCGGCTATGGTACAGGGAATCATTCATCCCGACTGGTCTATGATATGTTCTTTAGCTCATGATGGCGTTCCCTGGTTATTATATGAAACATTTTGCATTGCTTTTCTGGGTACACTAGGGGGAACGGTCATTGCTGCCTGGTTTTCCTTTACCGCTAGTTTCCGGCTCTTTTCTGCACCAGCAGCACTGGCTTCCCGGCTGATATTGTTGCTCATCCGCACTGTTCCCGTCTTTGTATATGGCTTGATGTGGATTCGCGTTACCGGTCCTGGGCCTTTTGCCGGTGTGCTGACACTGACTCTGTGCAGTGTGGGCCTCCTGGCCAAGCGGTTCCTCATCGCTATCGACGATATTCATCTGGAGCCGTACCGCGCATGCCGGGGCATGGGGGTTTCTGCCGTGCGATCTGTCCGTTGGGCTGTCCTGCCCCAATTGGGACCTCGTTACGGAGCGGCTATCCTGTACCGGTTAGATATCAATCTGCGTGATGCTGCCATCCTGGGTCTGGTCGGTGCCGGTGGCATCGGTACCCCGCTGATTTTGGCGATGATGCATTATGAATGGGCCGCTGCCGGAGCCTTGTTATGGGGGATGGTAGGAATGGTGACGGTCGTTGAAATATTTTCGGAATGGCTGCGTAAAAAACAGCGGATCAACAACATGTCATAA